A stretch of DNA from Lycium ferocissimum isolate CSIRO_LF1 chromosome 4, AGI_CSIRO_Lferr_CH_V1, whole genome shotgun sequence:
tagaaatcattatctattaacataaacccgctctagttgtaaaatttgcaaaatacattagatcgttacttgagagtaatttcccttatatccatgcttgtggccattgatcattttacttgctttctaggtaagtttacatttttgcattagttataattttttcaaaaccaaaatattatcaagtgtttggcttagtgtagaaagtgaaaattccttacttgcttgatcgcctagtatattgttccttgtgggattcgaccccgactcatagttgggtaattatattgcatacgaccgtgtacactttctctttgaggagtggatttgaaTGTTATCAAGCACATTCATTATTATATTAAGAAAATGTAAATACCTAGTATATCTGTATATGTTGTGCCTTTGCCTAGTCATAAAAATGATCTGGTATATGACACTACTATGTatgtttttcttctcttttggtcGAGGTGCAAAGAGAAGACAAAGTGATGTTTTAAATGTGATGTTCTGAAAAGTTATTAGAATTccaattcctttcctaatcATAATTACAATAGGAGTATAAAGCATCAATACAACAAAGCGTGTTACTCCGATTTGAACTCTAATTAATGAAGTATACCTTTTACGTTTTCGTACATTaaatatcataaatattttagatGTCTAGGAATATTCTGGTCTACCAAATTATTATTCGTGCTTTTATAATAACAAGGATCAATTCCCActtaatgcatttttttttcctttctttagtAATAGACTCATGTTCTAGAAATCTTAGATTTGTCTCTAATGATTGTCCATGTGATCAATTTGAGTATCCGGCACATGCTATTAAGTCACAatttatacaaatctatataATTGGTGTAACACCCTTTTTCCGCCATTTCGCGTGATAAACACACGGGTTTTATTATTAAAGAAAACGAGAGGGTTTTCCAATTGAAGTGACGAGTTTTGAAagagattatttatttattcgaCGTTTACAaagaaaacgagagagagaattgaagaaagacCGTGACGTTTACAAAGAAAACGAGAGAGttgaattgagttttggtgttccaagtcaccttatgaatccctaatcaaaaggaaatgactcttttttttattcttctttttggaaggggacattttttttttcttttttaatttgggAACGAGACAATGAAGGAACAATAATGGAGAAGCCGAAGTTTTCACtaaaaaactcaaaatataaacaagtaaatacacaaaaaatcgAAGGAATTCAAGATTcactatatacataaaaataatttgacaTTTTTTATATAAAGCAATTTTTTGATGAAGGAGGTTAGTCTGAAGATCCCTTCTGATAACCCTTGCTACGTCCACGAGAACAAGCACAAGCATTCTCAAACAATGGAGATTGCAAATTAATCTTCCGGCAAGGAGCTAAATTAAATCAACTGATACTGTGGAATTATATTAATCCCAGAGCCATCACGaggaaaattttaaataattaggaACCTACATTCAATTATTATTGTTTTAGTAAGTTTCAAAAATCACCGTTGTTTAACGAGCAGCTTCTGACATGAAAGAACATTAAAAAAACCTATGCCTACCGTTAGGAAATGATGGATGGATATCACATAAGAATTATATTCCCGTTGTATAGCATGCACAGTGGAAAAGCGGTGCCAATTTcggcggaattattaagaattCAGGAAAACCCTACCTCTAATGGTCCAAGTCCATATATTCATTTGGCAACAACGACAATTGACTTATTacaaatgaatttgatggaaaatAAAGATACAATCATTACATTTACGTTTTGGACAAGGACACATAACATGGGAAGTTCCCGGAGAAAATTCTGCACAAAGCAACGACCTAATCATTATTCTTTTggtctcaatttatgtaattatTAGTTTATTCAATGCTAAGTCAACAAATTCAAATCCGTTAATACTTGTAATCCTAAAGAGCCTTAATtaatatttgtgtgattataaattattataaattactttgtaaagtaaaaaaagtgacaTTGTTTTCGAAATATattacccaaaaaaagaaatgtGGCACATAAACTaaaaacataatgaaaattttcgaattATGAATTCAATTAAATCTAATGATGTTGGTACTTCTCAAGTCGTTCAATAAGTGCTCCCCTCTCCGTCTACATTTTATCATTTTGGTTTATCTCATCCTTCTTCGATATTTCTGTCATTCTTTGCGTGTTAAGATTATTAGCCTCAACTAGTTTATTATTGTTActaaaacacataaaattacttacgaagaagaagaaacaaattaaTAACATTACATGTCGATTGTCTTCCTCACATCCTCAACACTCCACCCACCCCCACCTTTGCCCTTAGCCACTGCCCCACGCCAGTCCCTTGGCCGCCACTGAGCCCCCAACACTCTGCCCCCTCCCCCTCTCATTCCCCAACACCCCCTaaccccacccaccccacctAACCCATGTTCACTTTCATAGCATTTGCCTAAACTATTGCTCCTGGgatgatattttttgtttacttaCCAAATATCATATAAGTGACAAAATCATATATTTTTCAGGAATAACATTTTTCTTCATACCAAGCACATTCATAATCTGTAAATGCTTACTAATTATCAACAAATGAAGCAGAGCTGAGAAAAGTACTCTTTATTCCAATCCGAATATCGAAGGATTTAGACTGACAACAAATACTCATCTGCATGAATCACGATACTAAACAAGGAGATGAAAATTTACATCTCAATTGTTTCCATGCCCAAATGAAAAACTGTTCCAGTTCCACAAAGAGCTAGGGGTTTCTTGAACGTTTTGCATGTAGCCATGCATGTTTGGATTTTGACTTGTTGTTGGCAATAACTCCTGTGCATCAAAATCTATCAGTCCAGAATGCATGTTTGGATTTTGACTTGTTGTTGGTAATAACTCCAGTGCATCAAATTCTTTCAGTCCAGATTTAATTATGTAGTCCCATAAATGTAGTTGGGATTCCATATCATTGCCGCAAGATGGTCCATAAATTAATTCCTTCATCTTATCACACAGAGTTGTAGCTCTAAATTCCATTGTTGAACTTCTGTTTATATGCACCTAAATAGATCAAACATTAAATGTAAGTTTAAACGAATCTAGTTTGATTTGCAAGAAGTTGACACTTGACAACTTATGGTTTTCTAGTACAGCGGAAGTCATTTTTCGAAAAATCATTATTTAATTAGCACttcctctatcccaatttatgtgaagggaTTAGGAGTACCAAACATTGGTAGTGagtcaaaatattaaaaaaaagcgTTTGAGAAAATAGTAGTAAAAGAAATCTCAAATTTGACTCCCCAAATGGTAACATCTTCATATAAAATGGAACGGCGGGAATATTAAAGATTAACATTAGTTTTAATAAACAAGATTGTGTCTGATGAGTTTTTTAGTCTAGATATGAGTTAATAGTGAAGGAATTTTACTTCCATccaaaggttaaggaagttgttTTCTCCCTTTTAGTGGAAAGTATTATCGTGAATAATATTTCAGCCAACAAAACATCAAAAATGAGGGACTCATCTGTCTATAAAtgtttattcaaaattttaaataattgtttGTCTATCAAATTAGCTgattatttcaacttcaaatttgaaatattgaaGCTTGAACAATGTGAAGTTTTAGAAGTTTTCACTCataaaatttcaacaaatttCATGCACAAAGACAACTTTATATAACAGGGTTGTTGGCAAGAGCTATAGCAGCTTAACGTGCAGTTGATTATGAAACATATGCCCATTTTTAGCTTTACtacaaatactttttttttttttcaaatatccaCAGTATCGATATGTCCAAGCTCCAACTTTAGAAtgtttccccaaaaaaaatattttccattatTACCAAACATACCCTTATAATACCATCATTACCTTAGTTTCATGAGAAATTTGCAGTGTAGAGTTTCCATTGAGTTGAAAGCTGGTATACACAACTTCAACACCTTCCTCATGGCATAATCGAATGATGTTATTAAAAGTGGCTAAACTATCAAGGCCAGTTATCAGAACCACGACCATGTTTGGGCCCATTTCATGGAATTCGATCTGAGGGGGTGACTTAGCTTTCTTTGTGCCCATTTTCAATTGTTCCAagtgcttcttcttcttctccaatttCTTACCTAAGCTAGCTATGTACTTCTCTGCTGCATGTACTTGATCAGGCACTGCCACTGGGTCCTGCAGCACTCAAATTGTAAATGATGCATATAGAAGAAATATACATGCATGTAGATCGTCGGATCCTGGATTTGATGTTTATGGgttatgaattctagttctTTTTGAGTTGCTAGCTAGgtcctaaataaataaaaagttaagACAAATACTGGATTTTTTAAGCTTTATGGGTTCAACTTTTAAGGTTGTTAGCATTAAACTCAGGGCGAATCCAAGTGGGTGGAAgtgggttcatccgaaccccttcgacgaaaaattacactatatctACAAGATTAATTattgtttatgtatatatagtagatgttgaatcccCTTGGCTTCTTCGCGTGCTTACTTTATTATACTTTGAACCCCCTTAGCGAAAATCCTGGCTTCGCCACTAATTGAACCCTTCATATTTTTGAAGTTATGGATTCATATCCattatttattacaattttagtaaatttttatatataaatgtatactCTGTTCTAAAAATACTGGATTCATATGAAGTTATGAACCCACCACCCATAAACTGCATCTGCTCTGGAGGCTAGCCTCTGCATGCATGCAAATGATGTTAACTAAGAGCCAAGTGATCATTATTCCTATGGGAAAACGAAAATAATTGGATGCATGCATGATCTCACTCATAAGAGTTAGGATGGTGATGGAACAATGATCTCATCTCGAGGCGGACTTGGATTTTTAGGTGGTCGaacctatattttttttaattattaaaccTTTTACACTTTTAAAAGTTATGAATTCAGAATTTAttattaactttaaattttagtGATTTCACACACGCACGCACAGACACATTGTTTCTGTGAATAAAAAATGTTCAAGCTCAGCTGAAACCATACCTTCTTATATAACTAGATGTGCCACTAATTCAGAAAAAGTTAGGTGTCGAACGAAGCGAGAGAGAGATCGAtcaattttctgaaatttttagTCTGTGGATGTAAACCTAGCGGTTATGAGCTTTAAAGCAGTAGTAGATATAGATTATTTTTAACGCTCAGGGATATTTTCAATCTATTTAACCCCTGCTTATTATTAACTCTTAGGGCTATTTTCAATCCATTTTAACCCATGCTTATTTTTAACGCTTAGGGCTATTTTCATCTCATTTTAACCTTACTTATTTTTAACGCTTAGGGCTATTTTGAACCAATACAAATTTTAACCCATAATActtttaaccttattttttcaaccATGACTAGCAATAGTCACTCTTTGAATGTTTCACAAACCTTTACTGGTGAAAGCTATCATATTTGGTCACGAAGATGAAGTTAAGCAATTTTAAAATGTGTAAGAATAATTCTCTTCCGcttgaaaataaaagttacaCAATCACTTTCAATCGACGGAATATAAAAATTGTCACTGAGAAATACTAGAAGCATGTGATgaaaaaatgcaagaaaattgaattcaagaagaaggaagaaaggctcatgttattgatgtttgcaAGTTCAAAAATACTCAAAAAAGAAATCCACAAGCACAAATTGCTAGATTCGAAATTAAGGAGGAACAACTTTTCTAGATTGCTGCAACAGAAGCAAGGAGGAATATTGGATTTTGCATCTGTTACTACTacaattttctagaataattAGTTGTTTAGGTATAGAA
This window harbors:
- the LOC132054792 gene encoding uncharacterized protein LOC132054792 gives rise to the protein MDCSRRSKSAKAGPKLERKYVEKHRRIYMKYLINQLYSMIPAHASTSKDPVAVPDQVHAAEKYIASLGKKLEKKKKHLEQLKMGTKKAKSPPQIEFHEMGPNMVVVLITGLDSLATFNNIIRLCHEEGVEVVYTSFQLNGNSTLQISHETKVHINRSSTMEFRATTLCDKMKELIYGPSCGNDMESQLHLWDYIIKSGLKEFDALELLPTTSQNPNMHSGLIDFDAQELLPTTSQNPNMHGYMQNVQETPSSLWNWNSFSFGHGNN